A genomic region of Streptomyces rimosus contains the following coding sequences:
- a CDS encoding SGNH/GDSL hydrolase family protein has protein sequence MEINATYTSFVAVGDSFTEGMSDALPDGSYRGWADLLAARLAARTPGFRYANLAVRGKLIGQIAAEQAGPAAAMGADLVTLVGGLNDVLRPKCDVNRVCALLEEAAERLAKDCGQLVLMRSPGRQGPVLERFRPRMEQLFAHIDMLAERHGAIVVDLFSSRALADPRMWADDRLHLNSAGHERVAEAVWQALGFPPESDWDAPLPAFVPPRWTARRTADVRFARRHLMPWIGRRLTGRSSGDGRPPKRPDLLPYED, from the coding sequence ATGGAGATCAATGCCACCTACACCAGTTTCGTCGCGGTGGGCGACAGCTTCACCGAGGGCATGTCCGACGCCCTGCCGGACGGCTCGTACCGGGGCTGGGCCGATCTGCTGGCCGCACGGCTCGCGGCCCGCACCCCCGGCTTCCGCTACGCCAACCTCGCGGTGCGCGGCAAGCTGATCGGGCAGATCGCCGCCGAGCAGGCCGGCCCCGCCGCCGCGATGGGCGCGGACCTGGTCACGCTGGTGGGCGGGCTGAACGACGTGCTGCGGCCCAAGTGCGACGTGAACCGGGTCTGCGCCCTCCTGGAGGAGGCCGCGGAACGGCTGGCCAAGGACTGCGGACAGCTCGTACTGATGCGCAGCCCGGGACGGCAGGGCCCGGTCCTGGAACGCTTCCGTCCCCGCATGGAACAGCTCTTCGCGCACATCGACATGCTGGCCGAGCGGCACGGCGCCATCGTGGTGGACCTCTTCTCCTCCCGCGCCCTGGCCGACCCGCGGATGTGGGCGGACGACCGCCTCCACCTGAACAGCGCCGGTCACGAACGCGTGGCCGAGGCCGTCTGGCAGGCCCTCGGCTTCCCGCCCGAGTCCGACTGGGACGCGCCGCTCCCGGCGTTCGTACCGCCGCGCTGGACCGCACGGCGCACCGCGGACGTACGCTTCGCGCGCCGCCACCTGATGCCATGGATCGGCAGACGCCTCACCGGTCGCTCCAGCGGAGACGGCCGCCCGCCGAAGCGTCCTGACCTGCTGCCGTACGAGGACTGA
- a CDS encoding ABC transporter ATP-binding protein, with protein sequence MSTSVADTAKGATGGHGAAARAVSLVKTYGMGETQVVALDGVDVSIGRGRFTAVMGPSGSGKSTLMHCLAGLDTVSAGRVWLGEREITGLSDRQLTRLRRDHVGFMFQSFNLLPTLTAEENITLPMDIAGRKPDREWLREVISTLRLGDRLRHRPSQLSGGQQQRVACARALAARPDLVFADEPTGNLDSRSGLEVLQFLREAVDGLGQTVVMVTHDPNAAAHADRALYLADGRIVDEMAQPTAESVLERMQIFAAGPQPAQSLPDPGHGTGTYSGPGPGSGSGSTTEPPTAPGPAPSPDTPRNG encoded by the coding sequence GTGTCCACATCGGTCGCGGATACGGCGAAGGGCGCAACGGGCGGCCATGGGGCGGCCGCGCGGGCGGTCTCACTGGTCAAGACGTACGGAATGGGCGAGACCCAGGTCGTGGCGCTGGACGGCGTCGACGTGTCGATCGGGCGCGGGCGCTTCACGGCGGTGATGGGACCCTCCGGCTCGGGCAAGTCCACGCTGATGCACTGCCTGGCGGGCCTGGACACGGTGTCCGCCGGCCGGGTGTGGCTGGGCGAACGGGAGATCACGGGCCTGAGCGACCGGCAGCTGACCCGGCTGCGCCGGGACCACGTCGGCTTCATGTTCCAGTCGTTCAACCTGCTGCCGACGCTGACGGCCGAGGAGAACATCACGCTGCCCATGGACATCGCGGGCCGCAAACCGGACCGGGAATGGCTGCGCGAGGTCATCAGCACGCTGCGGCTGGGCGACCGGTTGCGGCACCGGCCCTCCCAGCTCTCCGGTGGCCAGCAGCAACGGGTGGCGTGTGCACGGGCGTTGGCCGCCCGCCCGGACCTGGTCTTCGCGGACGAGCCGACCGGAAACCTGGACTCGCGCTCCGGCCTGGAGGTGCTCCAGTTCCTGCGGGAGGCGGTGGACGGGCTCGGGCAGACGGTCGTGATGGTCACCCATGACCCGAACGCCGCGGCCCACGCCGACCGCGCGCTCTATCTGGCGGACGGCCGGATCGTGGACGAGATGGCACAGCCCACGGCGGAATCCGTACTGGAACGCATGCAGATCTTCGCCGCGGGCCCGCAGCCCGCGCAGTCCCTCCCGGACCCCGGTCACGGCACCGGCACATACTCCGGCCCTGGTCCTGGCTCCGGCTCCGGCTCCACAACCGAACCCCCCACCGCTCCCGGCCCCGCCCCCTCCCCCGACACCCCGCGGAACGGCTGA
- a CDS encoding GNAT family N-acetyltransferase yields the protein MIDIRIRTAVPDDAENVLAFWREAAEGTSITDDVDGVTRLVRRDPQALLLAESDGRLVGSVIAGYDGWRCSLYRLAVLPSYRRRGVATALLEAAERRFLAVEGRRGDAMVLESNERAHRAWSAAGYRREDHWRRWVKPLTRT from the coding sequence ATGATCGACATACGGATACGGACGGCCGTACCGGACGACGCCGAGAACGTGCTCGCCTTCTGGCGCGAGGCGGCGGAGGGCACCTCCATCACGGACGACGTGGACGGTGTGACCCGCCTCGTGCGGCGCGACCCGCAGGCGCTGCTGCTCGCGGAGTCCGACGGCCGCCTGGTGGGTTCGGTGATCGCCGGTTACGACGGCTGGCGGTGCTCGCTGTACCGGCTCGCGGTGCTCCCCTCGTACCGCCGCCGAGGGGTGGCTACGGCGCTGCTGGAAGCGGCCGAGCGGCGCTTTCTGGCCGTGGAAGGCCGGCGCGGCGACGCCATGGTGCTGGAATCGAACGAACGAGCCCACCGGGCGTGGTCGGCCGCCGGCTACCGGCGCGAGGACCACTGGCGGCGGTGGGTGAAACCGCTGACCCGGACCTGA
- a CDS encoding LLM class F420-dependent oxidoreductase encodes MARPFRFGANMLTIESGAGWRQKCRRAEDLGYDVVLVPDHLGMPAPFPALIAAAEVTERPRLGTFVLNAGFWNPALLAREVATADLLTGGRLELGLGTGYVRAEHDTAGLPWGSPGERVDHLVRTIEELDRSLGDPEHAPQPAQQPRPPLLIGGNGPRMLRIAAQHADIVAFAGGRAAPGKPEGTLELLTPDALDDTLAVYRKAAADRTRAAELNILVQQVKVTDDRRAMAREIAGHGIGVDEEQALDVPTFLFGTTAQMADQLREHRERYGFSYITVLDPSMEAFAPVIEELKGS; translated from the coding sequence ATGGCACGTCCGTTCCGCTTCGGCGCCAACATGCTCACGATCGAGTCGGGGGCCGGGTGGCGGCAGAAGTGCCGCCGGGCCGAGGACCTGGGGTACGACGTGGTGCTCGTACCGGACCACCTCGGCATGCCCGCGCCGTTCCCCGCGCTGATCGCCGCCGCCGAAGTGACCGAGCGCCCGCGCCTGGGCACCTTCGTCCTCAACGCGGGCTTCTGGAACCCGGCCCTGCTCGCCCGCGAGGTGGCCACCGCCGACCTCCTCACCGGCGGCCGGCTCGAACTGGGCCTGGGCACCGGTTACGTACGCGCCGAACACGACACGGCGGGCCTGCCCTGGGGCTCGCCCGGCGAGCGGGTGGACCATCTCGTGCGGACGATCGAGGAGTTGGACCGCTCCCTGGGCGACCCGGAACACGCGCCACAGCCCGCCCAGCAGCCCCGGCCGCCGCTGCTGATCGGCGGCAACGGCCCGCGCATGCTGCGAATCGCCGCCCAGCACGCGGACATCGTGGCGTTCGCCGGCGGCCGGGCGGCCCCCGGCAAGCCGGAGGGTACCCTCGAACTCCTGACGCCGGACGCGCTCGACGACACGCTCGCCGTCTACCGCAAGGCCGCCGCGGACCGTACCCGGGCGGCCGAGCTGAACATCCTGGTCCAGCAGGTCAAGGTCACCGACGACCGGCGCGCCATGGCGCGCGAGATCGCCGGGCACGGCATCGGCGTGGACGAGGAGCAGGCCCTGGACGTCCCGACGTTCCTGTTCGGCACGACCGCGCAGATGGCCGATCAGCTCCGCGAACACCGCGAGCGCTACGGCTTCTCGTACATCACCGTGCTGGACCCGTCCATGGAGGCGTTCGCTCCGGTGATCGAGGAGCTGAAGGGGAGCTGA
- a CDS encoding TetR/AcrR family transcriptional regulator encodes MARRNDERRAALVDAAIEVLAKEGARGLTFRAVDTEAAVPAGTASNYFANRDDLLTQAGARVYERLQPDEATIARQRASTPDRETYAQLMRELIGRISSFRTGYLALLELRLEATRRPDLRALLTERVRADVDANVAYHEESGLPGDATAVRLLYLAFNWLIVEQLTLPGVFSEAERDQLVEAAVERIVTP; translated from the coding sequence ATGGCACGCAGGAACGACGAGCGGAGGGCCGCCCTGGTCGACGCCGCGATCGAGGTGCTGGCCAAGGAGGGCGCGCGGGGGCTGACCTTCCGGGCGGTGGACACCGAGGCCGCCGTCCCCGCCGGTACGGCCTCCAACTACTTCGCCAACCGCGACGACCTGCTCACCCAGGCGGGCGCCCGGGTCTACGAACGGCTGCAGCCCGACGAGGCCACCATCGCCCGGCAGCGGGCGAGCACACCGGACCGGGAGACGTACGCGCAGCTGATGCGGGAGCTGATCGGCCGGATCAGCTCCTTCCGTACCGGCTACCTGGCGCTGCTCGAACTGCGCCTCGAAGCCACCCGGCGCCCCGACCTGCGCGCGCTGCTGACCGAGCGCGTCCGCGCCGACGTGGACGCGAACGTGGCCTACCACGAGGAATCCGGTCTGCCCGGCGACGCGACGGCCGTCCGGCTGCTGTACCTGGCCTTCAACTGGCTCATCGTCGAACAGCTCACGCTGCCGGGGGTCTTCTCGGAGGCCGAACGCGACCAGCTCGTCGAGGCCGCGGTGGAACGCATCGTGACGCCATGA
- a CDS encoding alpha/beta hydrolase family protein produces the protein MIRRPRTVAALALTIALSLPLPLAATAGTALAAPSATASAAPPATGTKAAARLQLPAPTGPYAVGRSTLPLTDHSRPDPWVPTAKARELMVDMYYPARRGTGTPAQYATTDEIRALLKQAGLEGKVEPERLSDTAVHSRTGARPAAGKYPLLVLSPGFGASRYSLTSLAEDLASRGYVVATVDHAYESIGTTFPGGRTLTCAACEKVYGTEGGTRYATQGRAKDVAFVLDQLTGRHPAWRYAHLIDGRRIGMAGHSLGGASAASAMAGDHRIRAGLNLDGAFGDPVPADGLGSRPFLMLGTDDGVHRPGGRDKTWDLAWSRLDGWKRWLTVAGADHYSFSDAPVLGDQLGFPVTGAGPSAPRPALSGERSAALTRSYVAAFFDLHLRHIPQPLLDGPGQDYPEVTFNDPTGARTALSAG, from the coding sequence ATGATCAGACGTCCGCGGACAGTCGCTGCCCTCGCCTTGACCATCGCACTCAGTCTCCCGCTGCCGCTCGCCGCCACGGCCGGTACGGCACTGGCCGCACCGTCGGCCACGGCATCCGCCGCCCCGCCCGCCACCGGCACCAAGGCCGCCGCGCGGCTGCAACTGCCCGCGCCCACCGGGCCGTACGCGGTCGGCCGCAGCACCCTGCCGCTCACCGACCACAGCCGCCCCGACCCCTGGGTGCCGACGGCGAAGGCCCGCGAGTTGATGGTCGACATGTACTACCCGGCCCGCCGCGGGACGGGCACGCCGGCGCAGTACGCCACCACCGATGAGATCCGCGCGCTGCTCAAACAGGCGGGCCTTGAAGGCAAGGTGGAGCCCGAGAGGCTGAGCGACACGGCTGTCCACAGTCGCACGGGAGCCCGCCCGGCGGCCGGGAAGTATCCGCTGCTCGTCCTCTCCCCCGGTTTCGGCGCCTCCCGCTACTCCCTCACCAGCCTCGCCGAAGACCTCGCCAGTCGCGGATATGTCGTCGCCACCGTCGATCACGCCTACGAGAGCATAGGAACGACGTTCCCCGGCGGCCGGACACTGACCTGCGCGGCCTGCGAGAAGGTGTACGGCACGGAGGGCGGCACCCGGTACGCCACGCAAGGCCGGGCCAAGGACGTCGCGTTCGTCCTGGACCAGCTCACCGGCCGCCACCCCGCCTGGCGCTACGCGCACCTGATCGACGGCAGGCGCATAGGCATGGCCGGCCATTCGCTGGGCGGTGCGAGCGCCGCTTCCGCCATGGCGGGCGACCACCGTATACGGGCGGGCCTCAACCTGGACGGCGCGTTCGGAGACCCCGTACCGGCCGACGGCCTCGGCTCCCGCCCCTTCCTGATGCTGGGCACGGACGACGGAGTCCACCGCCCCGGCGGCCGGGACAAGACCTGGGATCTGGCGTGGAGCCGCCTGGACGGGTGGAAGCGCTGGCTGACGGTCGCGGGCGCCGACCACTACAGCTTCAGCGACGCTCCCGTCCTCGGCGACCAACTCGGCTTCCCGGTCACCGGAGCGGGCCCCTCCGCCCCGCGGCCCGCCCTGTCCGGCGAACGCTCGGCCGCCCTCACCCGGTCCTATGTGGCCGCCTTCTTCGACCTGCACCTGCGCCACATACCCCAGCCGCTGCTCGACGGACCAGGCCAGGACTACCCGGAGGTGACATTCAACGACCCCACGGGCGCCCGTACGGCGCTCAGCGCCGGGTGA
- a CDS encoding hemolysin family protein has translation MTALQLFIGLLTLVVNAFFVGAEFAMISVRRSQIEPHAEDGDRRADRVLWGLQHVSGVLAAAQLGITLCTLVLGAVAEPAIAHLLEPVFDTVGVPAVLVHPVSFVLALAVATYLHMLFGEMVPKNVALAEPVRTALLLGPPLVALTRALRPVIFAINAFANALLRLLRVEAKDEVAATFSDDQLAKMVEDSQAAGLLDDRAKERLRDALELGRRPVADVVVPVTKVVTARLGVTPEGVEELAATSGFSRFPVVDSTQRILGYLHVKDALDASPRDLPFPLSALRPIARVRAETPLDDVLTAMRASRTHLAAVIGKDGRLAGLVTMEDVLRELVLQQQPRKAGPAGSTARR, from the coding sequence ATGACCGCCCTCCAGCTGTTCATCGGCCTGCTCACGCTGGTCGTCAACGCCTTCTTCGTGGGCGCCGAGTTCGCGATGATCTCGGTGCGCCGCAGTCAGATCGAGCCGCACGCGGAGGACGGCGACCGCCGCGCGGACCGGGTCCTGTGGGGGCTCCAGCACGTCTCAGGCGTGCTGGCGGCCGCGCAGCTGGGCATCACCCTGTGCACCCTGGTGCTCGGCGCCGTCGCCGAGCCCGCCATCGCCCACCTCCTGGAGCCGGTCTTCGACACGGTCGGCGTGCCGGCGGTCCTGGTGCACCCGGTCTCCTTCGTCCTCGCACTGGCCGTGGCGACGTACCTGCACATGCTCTTCGGCGAGATGGTGCCGAAGAACGTCGCGCTGGCCGAGCCGGTGCGTACGGCGCTGCTGCTGGGACCGCCGCTGGTCGCGCTGACCCGCGCGCTGCGCCCGGTGATCTTCGCGATCAACGCGTTCGCCAACGCGCTGCTGCGGCTGCTGCGGGTGGAGGCCAAGGACGAGGTGGCCGCGACCTTCTCCGACGACCAGCTGGCGAAGATGGTCGAGGACTCGCAGGCCGCCGGGCTGCTGGACGACCGGGCGAAGGAGCGCCTGCGGGACGCCCTTGAGCTGGGGCGCCGTCCGGTCGCCGACGTGGTGGTGCCGGTGACCAAGGTGGTCACGGCCCGGCTCGGCGTCACCCCCGAAGGCGTCGAGGAACTGGCCGCGACCTCCGGCTTCTCGCGCTTCCCGGTCGTCGACAGCACCCAGCGCATCCTGGGCTACCTGCACGTCAAGGACGCGCTCGACGCCTCGCCGCGCGATCTGCCGTTCCCGCTGTCCGCGCTGCGGCCGATCGCGCGCGTACGGGCCGAGACGCCGCTGGACGACGTCCTGACGGCGATGCGGGCCTCCCGTACGCACCTGGCCGCGGTGATCGGCAAGGACGGCCGGCTGGCGGGCCTGGTCACGATGGAGGACGTGCTGCGGGAGCTGGTGCTCCAGCAGCAGCCCCGGAAGGCCGGGCCGGCCGGGAGCACGGCCAGGCGGTAG
- a CDS encoding hemolysin family protein, whose product MTELLLLAVALLLTLACGVFVAAEFSLTTVERSDLERAVERGERGADSALKAVRSLTFQLSGAQLGITVTGLVIGMLAKPSISALLAGPLDALGLPPSAADSVALVLGTAVSTVVLMVVGELVPKNWAISSPLPVARRVATAQRGFSAAFKPFIGHLNNTANRMIRRMGMEPAEELASARGPQELVALARHSAKEGALEPDTAELFVRTLALADLTAENVMTPRVQVTALDVQATAEDVATATRATGLSRFPVYRGSLDAVVGVAHIKDVLTVPADRRPRHPVSELLREPLLVPETLTVDKLLDRLSGKQTMAVVIDEYGGTAGVVTLEDIVEEVVGEVRDEHDPMETPDLAPAGEDADGRPRYEADGAVRTDQLEQIGLKLPEGPYETLAGLIATELGRIPAAGDSVEVAGWRMDVLDASGHRAARVLLHAPLPESADEAGEDAR is encoded by the coding sequence ATGACCGAGCTGCTCCTCCTGGCCGTGGCCCTGCTCCTGACCCTGGCCTGCGGCGTCTTCGTCGCGGCCGAGTTCTCGCTGACCACCGTCGAGCGCAGCGACCTGGAACGCGCCGTGGAGCGCGGCGAGCGCGGCGCGGACAGTGCCCTCAAGGCCGTCCGCAGCCTGACGTTCCAGCTCTCCGGCGCCCAGCTCGGCATCACCGTGACCGGCCTGGTCATCGGCATGCTCGCCAAGCCGTCGATCTCCGCGCTGCTGGCCGGCCCGCTGGACGCCCTCGGCCTGCCGCCGTCCGCGGCGGACTCGGTGGCCCTGGTCCTCGGTACCGCGGTCTCCACCGTCGTCCTGATGGTCGTCGGTGAGCTGGTCCCCAAGAACTGGGCCATCTCCAGCCCGCTGCCCGTCGCCCGCCGCGTCGCCACCGCCCAGCGCGGCTTCAGCGCCGCCTTCAAACCGTTCATCGGGCACCTGAACAACACCGCGAACCGGATGATCCGCCGGATGGGCATGGAGCCCGCCGAGGAGCTGGCCTCCGCCCGCGGCCCGCAGGAGCTGGTCGCGCTGGCCCGGCACTCCGCCAAGGAAGGCGCCCTGGAACCGGACACCGCGGAACTGTTCGTACGGACCCTCGCGCTCGCCGATCTCACCGCGGAGAACGTGATGACACCGCGGGTGCAGGTCACCGCCCTGGACGTGCAGGCCACGGCCGAGGACGTGGCCACCGCGACCCGCGCCACCGGCCTGTCCCGCTTCCCGGTCTACCGCGGCAGCCTGGACGCCGTGGTCGGTGTCGCCCACATCAAGGACGTGCTGACCGTCCCCGCCGACCGGCGCCCCCGCCACCCCGTCTCCGAGCTGCTGCGCGAGCCGCTGCTCGTACCGGAGACGCTGACCGTCGACAAGCTGCTGGACCGGCTGTCCGGCAAGCAGACGATGGCCGTGGTCATCGACGAGTACGGCGGTACGGCGGGCGTCGTCACCCTGGAGGACATCGTCGAGGAGGTCGTCGGCGAGGTACGCGACGAGCACGACCCGATGGAGACGCCCGACCTGGCCCCGGCGGGCGAGGACGCGGACGGCCGGCCCCGCTACGAGGCGGACGGCGCCGTGCGCACCGACCAGCTGGAGCAGATCGGCCTGAAGCTGCCGGAAGGCCCGTACGAGACGCTGGCCGGCCTGATCGCCACCGAACTGGGCCGTATCCCGGCCGCCGGGGACAGCGTCGAGGTCGCGGGGTGGCGGATGGACGTCCTGGACGCCTCCGGGCACCGCGCGGCGCGGGTGCTGCTGCACGCGCCGCTGCCGGAGAGCGCCGACGAGGCCGGGGAGGACGCCCGATGA
- a CDS encoding class I SAM-dependent methyltransferase encodes MPDRRTAERAIVHHPVFAHWYACFADHRAGLAGLRREMLAGLSGRVIEIGAGTGANFAHYPRSVAEVVAIEPERTLRRRALTEAARAGIPVDVVPATAEALPVKSEAFDAAVVSLVLCSVRDVQRSLSELRRVLRPGGELRYLEHGRSRRRGPAAVQQALDRTVWPLLMGNCHLARDPLDEIRAAGFTIGPYRRGRLLRRDPGPALPWTVVGVARRAEE; translated from the coding sequence ATGCCAGACCGCAGGACAGCCGAGCGGGCCATCGTGCACCACCCGGTCTTCGCCCACTGGTACGCGTGCTTCGCGGACCACCGCGCCGGGCTCGCGGGCCTGCGGCGCGAGATGCTGGCCGGGCTCTCGGGCCGGGTGATCGAGATCGGCGCGGGTACGGGGGCGAACTTCGCCCACTACCCCCGCAGCGTGGCGGAGGTGGTGGCGATCGAGCCGGAACGCACGTTGCGGCGCCGGGCGCTGACCGAGGCGGCCCGCGCCGGGATACCGGTGGACGTCGTACCGGCCACCGCGGAGGCACTGCCGGTCAAGAGCGAGGCGTTCGACGCCGCGGTGGTGTCGCTGGTGCTGTGCTCGGTACGCGACGTGCAGCGCTCGCTGTCCGAACTGCGGCGGGTGCTGCGGCCGGGCGGCGAACTTCGCTACCTCGAACACGGACGCTCCCGGAGGCGCGGCCCCGCCGCGGTGCAGCAGGCCCTGGACCGTACGGTGTGGCCGCTGCTCATGGGCAACTGTCATCTGGCACGCGACCCGCTGGACGAGATCCGGGCCGCGGGCTTCACGATCGGGCCGTACCGGCGGGGCCGGCTGCTGCGGCGCGACCCGGGTCCCGCTCTGCCGTGGACGGTGGTGGGGGTGGCGCGGCGGGCGGAGGAGTAG
- a CDS encoding ABC transporter permease, producing the protein MLRATLRSFFAHKGRLLLSALAVVLSVAFVVGSLIFSDTTGATFDRLFASTASDVRIAPRQDFDAPGGIGSAETPTVPAALRNRVAGVAGVANAHLDVSLNRTTVTDARNEPVGPTQNASSIVGAWYPSEHSPVRVTSGRPPRGPGEAMLDRDSADLKGIRIGDTLHVIAPPGTFSVRVVGIATLTTTNPGASLVFLETRAAQRGLLGSTAKATGISVDAAPGVPDRVLKSRISAALGPGASAYDIRTRDEQKKSQAEELGDFLGILKYMMVGFAGVAVLVGVFLIVNTFSMLIAQRTRELGLLRALGADRRQVRRSVLLEALLLGVFGATVGLAAGVGLAVLLVVALGWFGLRLNTADLVLNWPTVVVAYAVGVGVTFVAALLPALRASRVSPMAALADVEVPGVGRPLRARAIAGSLVGAAGVAALVGCALSGRTAVAGTLLALGVLLTLPAVVIVGPLLVRPVIRLLGRGLEPAFGTVGRMSRRNALRNPRRTGATAAALMVGLALVAGLSVAGASAAVSVGRQIDRTLGADFVVQNASFAPFSGEITERVRATPGVGTVVRQRIVPLRLNLPDGRSVTTVAGAFDRGFDAVGKVTYAAGGTAAALAPGRVGVQEKFAREHGLRVGSGLDAVLPSGRPARFTVGALTADSGSGPATQGGIFMGMATLEKYVPRGQDSVVYVNAADGVDPRQLRADLERTLTPFPQVQVNDRADYKKLVSSQIQGLLNLLYGLLGLAIVIAVLGVVNTLALSVVERTREIGLLRAVGLSRKQLRRMIRLESVVIALFGALLGLGLGLVWGAATQRVLALEGLTAFAVPWSTVAAVVIGSVLVGLLAALLPALRASRLNVLAAIAHE; encoded by the coding sequence GTGTTACGGGCCACGCTCCGGAGCTTCTTCGCGCACAAGGGACGGCTGCTGCTCTCCGCCCTCGCCGTGGTGCTCTCGGTGGCGTTCGTGGTGGGCAGCCTGATCTTCTCCGACACGACGGGCGCCACCTTCGACCGGCTCTTCGCCTCGACCGCCTCGGACGTACGGATCGCGCCGCGGCAGGACTTCGACGCGCCGGGCGGAATCGGTTCGGCGGAGACCCCGACCGTACCGGCGGCCCTGCGGAACCGGGTGGCCGGCGTCGCGGGAGTGGCGAACGCGCACCTCGACGTCTCGCTGAACCGGACCACCGTCACCGACGCCCGCAACGAGCCGGTGGGGCCGACACAGAACGCCTCCTCCATCGTCGGCGCCTGGTATCCGAGCGAGCACAGTCCGGTCCGGGTGACCAGCGGCCGACCGCCGCGCGGCCCCGGAGAGGCGATGCTCGACCGCGACTCGGCGGACCTGAAGGGCATTCGGATCGGCGACACCCTGCACGTCATCGCCCCGCCCGGCACGTTCTCCGTACGCGTCGTCGGCATCGCCACCCTCACCACCACCAACCCGGGCGCCTCGCTGGTCTTCCTGGAGACGAGGGCCGCCCAGCGCGGTCTGCTGGGCAGTACGGCCAAGGCGACCGGAATCTCCGTGGACGCCGCGCCCGGCGTCCCGGACCGCGTGCTCAAGAGCCGGATCAGCGCCGCGCTGGGCCCCGGCGCTTCCGCGTACGACATCCGCACGCGCGACGAGCAGAAGAAGAGCCAGGCCGAGGAGCTGGGCGACTTCCTCGGCATTCTCAAGTACATGATGGTGGGCTTCGCGGGCGTCGCCGTCCTCGTCGGCGTCTTCCTGATCGTCAACACCTTCTCGATGCTGATCGCGCAGCGCACCCGGGAACTTGGCCTGCTGCGGGCGCTCGGTGCGGACCGCCGCCAGGTCCGCCGCTCGGTGCTGCTGGAAGCGCTGCTGCTGGGCGTCTTCGGCGCCACGGTGGGGCTCGCGGCGGGCGTCGGGCTCGCGGTGCTGCTGGTCGTCGCGCTGGGCTGGTTCGGACTACGGCTGAACACCGCCGACCTGGTGCTGAACTGGCCGACCGTGGTCGTCGCGTACGCCGTCGGGGTGGGCGTGACCTTCGTCGCCGCCCTGCTGCCCGCGCTGCGGGCAAGCCGGGTCTCCCCGATGGCCGCCCTCGCCGATGTGGAAGTCCCGGGCGTGGGGCGGCCGTTGCGTGCCCGCGCGATCGCGGGTTCCCTGGTGGGCGCCGCGGGCGTGGCCGCTCTCGTGGGCTGCGCGCTGAGCGGCCGGACGGCGGTCGCCGGGACACTGCTGGCGCTCGGCGTGCTGCTGACGCTGCCGGCCGTGGTGATCGTGGGACCGCTGCTGGTGCGCCCGGTGATCCGGCTGCTCGGGCGCGGACTGGAGCCCGCGTTCGGCACGGTCGGCCGGATGAGCCGCCGCAACGCGCTGCGCAATCCCCGCCGTACGGGTGCGACGGCGGCGGCCCTGATGGTCGGGCTGGCGCTGGTGGCCGGGCTGTCGGTGGCCGGGGCGTCGGCCGCCGTGTCGGTCGGCCGGCAGATCGACCGGACGCTGGGCGCGGACTTCGTCGTGCAGAACGCGTCGTTCGCGCCGTTCTCCGGGGAGATCACCGAGCGCGTGCGCGCGACACCGGGCGTGGGCACGGTCGTACGCCAGCGGATCGTCCCCCTGCGCCTGAACCTGCCCGACGGCCGGTCGGTCACGACCGTGGCCGGGGCCTTCGACCGGGGCTTCGACGCGGTGGGCAAGGTGACGTACGCGGCGGGCGGCACGGCGGCGGCGCTGGCGCCCGGACGGGTCGGCGTACAGGAGAAGTTCGCGCGGGAGCACGGTCTGCGGGTGGGCAGCGGGCTGGACGCGGTGCTGCCGTCGGGGCGGCCCGCCCGGTTCACCGTCGGCGCGCTCACCGCGGACTCCGGTTCCGGGCCCGCGACGCAAGGGGGCATCTTCATGGGGATGGCCACTTTGGAGAAGTACGTGCCGCGCGGCCAGGACTCCGTGGTGTACGTGAACGCCGCCGACGGCGTCGATCCGCGGCAGCTGCGGGCGGACCTGGAACGGACGCTCACCCCCTTCCCGCAGGTCCAGGTCAACGACCGGGCCGACTACAAGAAGCTGGTCAGCAGCCAGATCCAAGGGCTGCTCAACCTGCTGTACGGGCTGCTGGGGCTGGCCATCGTGATCGCGGTGCTGGGCGTGGTCAACACGCTGGCCCTGTCCGTGGTCGAGCGCACCCGCGAGATCGGACTGCTGCGTGCCGTCGGCCTGTCCAGGAAGCAGCTGCGCCGGATGATCCGGCTGGAGTCGGTGGTGATCGCCCTGTTCGGCGCGCTCCTCGGCCTCGGACTCGGCCTGGTCTGGGGAGCCGCCACCCAGCGGGTGCTGGCGCTGGAGGGGCTGACGGCGTTCGCGGTCCCGTGGTCCACGGTCGCCGCGGTGGTCATCGGGTCGGTGCTGGTCGGGCTGCTGGCGGCACTGCTCCCGGCGCTGCGCGCCTCCCGGCTGAACGTCCTGGCCGCCATCGCCCATGAGTGA